The nucleotide sequence TCTCCCCAAACGCTACCCACTGACCCACCAATTTCCACTATTTCCCCTCCTCCTCCATTCTTTTCCCCAATCCAGTTCCACTATTTCCACTCCCCTCCCCTCCAATCAACCCCTCAGCGAGCCATTGCCTTCTGAATTTGCAATCTCATAATCCCGTGCTGAATTTGCAGATGATTCTGTGCTGCTCTCGCTCAAATTAAGATTTCCGAGCTCGATTCGGCCGACGAAATGCCTTCCGACGCCGACAATGGGGACCAGTACTCGTTCGCGATAGAGTACAACGGTCCTCCGGTCAGTTACGATCTCCCGCGGGCGGTTCCGATTAACATCGATAGGATTCCGGTGGCGGCGGTGGTCGGAGGGGTTGCGCTGCCCGAGAAGCTGACCCTGCCGGTGGTCCAGCCGGTGATGGCGCCCGCACCGTTCTCGAAAGAGCTCAAGGTGTCTAAATCGACGGTCTCTCCGACTTCCGTTTTCGATCGGGGCAGCGAGGATTACACGAAGGAGTTGGAAGGTTCTGAGTCGACGGTTTCGCCGACGTCGGTGATTGGATTTGAGGAGAGGGGTGAGGAGAGTGTGGTTGGGTGTGCGTTGTCCGGTGAATTGAGTAGCTCCGGCGCGTCGGAGTTTTCGAACGCGTTGAATTACAGGTCGGGTGAGTTTTCCGATGTGATTGGTGGCGGGAAGGAGAGTGTGGACTTCAACAGCGATTCGAACCGGCCCGAACCAGAACAGGATTGGGCCTCCACGGAGTCCGTTTTGAGCTTGGACTATCCGTCGTCTCGGGTTTCATCCAGTAAGGCTTTGGATTATGGTGCACTGCGGCAGCCGGTGGTGACTTTTCGGGATATTGAGTCGGACGATGGAGCTGATGAAGATGAGGCCGAAGTTGTGCAGGCAAAGCGGGAGCCTCAGAgcaaagggaagaagaaggcGTGCTATAGATGTTTGAAGGGGACGAGGTTTACTGAGAAGGAGGTTTGCATTGTCTGTGATGCTAAGTATTGTAGTAGTTGTGTGCTTAGGGCAATGGGGTCGATGCCCGAAGGTCGAAAATGTGTGAGTTGCATTGGGTTTCCTATTGACGAGTCGAAAAGAGGGAGCTTGGGGAAGTGCTCTAGAATGCTCAAGCGGCTGTTGAATGATTTGGAGGTTAGACAGGTGATGAAAGCCGAAAAGTTTTGTGAGGCGAATCAGCTGCCTTCGGACTATATTTGTGTGAATGGACAGCCTCTTTGTCCGGAGGAGCTGGTTCTATTACAAACCTGCCCAAATCCGCCGAAGAAATTAAAACCAGGGAACTATTGGTATGATAAAGTTTCTGGTCTTTGGGGAAAGGTGAATATTGTTTACTCAGATTTGTTTTGTTGGTTCTTGTTGTTTCATCAAATGCTAACACGTTTTGAAATTTTGTGTTGTTGTCGAATTTTAACAGGAAGGACAGAAGCCTTCCCAGATAATTAGTCCCCATCTTAGTGTTGGGGGTCCCATCGAAGCAAATGCTAGCAATGGAAACACACAGGTTTATATAAATGGTCGGGAAATTACTAAAGTTGAGCTTCGGATGTTGCAGGTTGGATGGACTTTCTAGACATATGAATTGTTGTTGCAACTGGTTATTGTGCAGGGTTAATTTACACCTTCTGTTGAACATTGCAGTTGGCTGGGGTTCAATGTGCTGGTAAACCACACTTTTGGGTAAACGAGGACGGTTCATACCAAGAGGAGGGCCAGAAAAATACTAAAGGATACATTTGGGGCAAGGTATTGTTCTGAAGATTACTTACATTTTTCGGTTATGTTTTGGTTGCTTGTTAGGATTTTGATGTATATTAAACTATTATTAATCACTTTTTTTCAGGCTGGAACAAAGCTTGTTTGTGCCGCCTTGTCATTACCAGTCCCTTCTAAATCTTCAACTCCTTGTGGAGAATCCCTGAACTATGTGGGTAGTAGAGTCGTCCCTGATTACATTGAGCAGAGAATACTTCAGAAGATTCTTTTAGTTGGATATAATGGTTCTGGAACAAGTACTATATTTAAACAGGTGATTGATTTAATCTGAAATTATTTGTTCGATTAAATTATTAATGTTTCAAGTTTCAAGAGATAGATCATATCTCCACATCAACCTATTTGTAACGTATGTATGTAGGAATTAGGGGTCCGGATTCTAATCATAATGCTTTAATTTGCGGATGCTGTAATAGCAAAATCTTTGGTGGTGTACTAATAATTACATTTCTTGCTTGCTTCTCtaagttttagtttttgtgttgacCAAAAATGAGAAAACAAGTTCTAGGTCAAGCTTTCTGCCTTAAAGTTATATGCAGTTGATAACTTGATATTGATGAAGCATACTtgctaaaaattatattttgatctcAATGGGATTCTGAATTGATTTATTGCATGCAAGGCCATACATGTTATGTTATAAGCAATCATACTATAAAGGAATAGTAACTGCTTTGAATCAAGATAGCTTAACTAGGATGGGCTTCTTAGCCAACAAGTTTGCCCCATGTTTTCAGTTCTAAGTCGTTTCTGGTATTTCagaatataatttttattatctGCCAAATATAAACCCTAACCATTCACGTATGAATGTTCCAGGCAAAGATTCTATATAAAGCTGTCCCTTTCTTGGAGGATGAGCGTGAAAATATCAAATGTACAATACAGAGTAACGTGTATGGTTATCTTGGTATGCTTCTTGAGGGCCGTGAGCATTTTGAAGAGGAATGTTTGGATGGGATGAGGAAGCAATGTTCGTCCAGTCAAACAGATGCCAATGGTACGAGTCtataattttataactttttccATTTCTTCTTTGACTTGATACATGTGTGCATGTGCATAACCTCAGTTTATGTTGTTCAGATTGGGAAACTGAATTATATACAGTAACGGAACTAGATATCAATTTTTATAAGATATTCATATCCAAAACAAGTACAAAAGATATGTAGTAACTTATTACACTTGAGTTTTCCTTTGCACTGATTCATTAGCAATGTATATTATAATTACACTAGTCAGGTTGGTTAGTCTGCATCGTACTTGGAGAGGGTTGCATTCCGAATAACCATGTTAGAATTGATATATTGCTTATAGAATTTGTGTGCTGGTTAACAACAGGAAACAATGAGAAAACTCTTTACTCCATTGGCCCAAGGCTGAAAGCGTTCTCTGATTGGCTTCTCAAGACTATGGTGTCAGGCAATCTGGAAGCCATTTTTCCAGCGGCTACTCGTGAATATGCACCATTAGTTGAGGAATTGTGGAATGATTCAGCCATTCAGGCCACATACAAGCGGAGAAATGAATTGGAAATGCTACCTAGTGTTGCTACTTATTTCTTAGAGAGGGTAAGTCCTGTGACCTCTGTGGTTAACTCTTGTAAATTGTTTGCATGATACTCATGCTGGTCAATAGTAATCATAGTATTATCTTTTGCTTAATCTAATGGACCTGGTCTTCATTCCCTTTTCAGGCTGTTGACATATTAAGAATAGACTACGAGCCCACAGATCTAGATATATTATATGCTGAAGGTGTCACTTCATCTAATGGGCTTGCTTGTGTGGACTTCTCATTTCCCAACGCAGAATCTGAAGATTCCATCAATACTACTGACCAGCATGACTCTTTGCTTAGGTATGTTCCCCCGTTAATTGCGCATTCAAATGGACCTGTTCTGCTTAGTGCTTACTAAGGGTTTGTGTTTTATAAATATTAATCGTAACTGATAAAGCTCACGTGCGGATAGGTGTTTGTAAAAGTTTATGCAAGTAAATAGATTCCTTATACCGTTGAACAAATTGAGTTGACGTCTACTTTCTTATTCTCTAATTTTCACTTCTACGGGTCACTGAGATAATAATCCATTCTTTTTAATTAACCTTTCATTTGTCTGATTGCTTCTTAGGTACCAACTTATTAGAGTAAATGCAAGAGGACTTGGAGAAAACTGCAAATGGTTGGAGATGTTTGAAGATGTTGGAATGGTCATTTTCTGCGTGTCCTTGAGCGACTATGATCAGTTCTCTGCTGATGGGAACGGGTCTTTCGATAACAAGATGTTGCTGGCCAGGACTTTCTTTGAAAACATCGTCACTCATCCGACCTTTGAACAGATGGACTTCCTCTTGATTCTAAACAAGTTTGATTTATTCGAGGATAAGGTGGAACGGGTACCGTTAAATCACTGTGAGTGGTTTGAAGATTTTCGTCCAGTTATTAGTCGTAATCGCTCGAGTAGCAACACGAGCAGCAACAACATTAACAGCAGCCCCTCATTGGGTCATTTAGGATCTCACTACATTGCAGCAAAGTTCAAGAGGCTCTATTCTTCTCTAACCAGGAAGAAATTGTACGTTTCCGTGGTGAAGGGACTGCAGCCCGATAGCGTCGATGCAGCTCTTAAATATTCAAGGGAGATTTTAAAATGGGACGAAGAGAGGGCCAACTTTAGCTTTGATTACTCGTTCTATAGCACCGAGGCAAGCATTTCACATTGATGTCAAAACCGAAAAGGCTTATAAATCCAGTTATACGTTTGTGTGACATTGATCAATTCCACTGTATATATAATGGTTTGTATATGATCAATAGAAAGATCTTTGCCTTTCACCTGCCTTGCAGCTTCAAGATTTTCAagtgagaagaaaaagaactgAAATACAGATGCGATTTATTTCTACTTTTCGCTCTTCCCCGCCCTACATCTAATACACAAATCGAAGTAGAACAATCCGTTACAAAATAGTTGCACTTGAGTTTCTGTGTATTCCCCAAAATTCTCCATACCACCAAGGAAAAACCACCGATGGCCGAGAAATGAAAAAAACACAAGGTTCTATGACATACAGAATCTTCAGTCATCCACAAAACTGTATCGAATCTGTTCTTGCGTATTCAATAATATGTGTTTAGCAGCCCAACCCAATGTCACAATTTGCTCGGTCAACACGTTCATATCGCCTTGTGCACGGCGCTTGCACTCCTCAACCAATTTAGACCACTCCTTTGGAGCCGAGTCTAATGCATCTCCGGCATCTACCACGGTCTCCCATTTATACTTGTTCATAAGAACAGCTTTGCGGATATAGCATGCCTGCACGGCAAATTATCACACAAACGACAGAACATGAGGAGCCCCATAAACCGTTTAACGGTGCAAGCATCACACCAAGTTAATAATCAATCATTCAtaagttttttttccttcaagaaAATTCATTTTACCTGCAACAAACCCATGATAACGTCCGCAGTTCCAGCTCCTTCCCGTAAACAAAGAAGGATGCCCGCCTAGAAATCatcaagagaaagaaaagataaCTATTAGAGTATGATACATAAGCACAGGACACCTAGGTTGAacattgattaataatttaataaacttaCTTGCTTTGTCCTTCGAATTCTTGTGTACAAGATCTCCATGGATACGAAGTAATAGTCGTCAGCACTTGTAGATTGCATTGTCATCATGGATAACTCAGGGATTTGATTCTTGGGATCCAGGTACCCTATTCTGATAGGCCATAATCCCTTGTCTGATTCAAACTTCAGTCATTTGGTTTAAGCTTATATGTGCTTATATAAAACACTGAAACAAGGGGataagaaatgcatgtgaaagatCTAACCTTTGCTCCGTAGGAAATCAATTCCTTCTTCTTTACTTACTTCTGCAGGTGCAGGAACATAACCTAACTCGATCCAATTATTTAGTAGAATTTCAAGTCTATCCTGAACATGAGAACCATACAAAAATTAGACGATGAAATTACAGCATTTATCAGGAAATTTCACTTCCTTAGTCCTCTGAAGGGTAAGACGCATATACATCAGATTGTTATCATAGGAAAACTTCACAGTGCGGGATGCTGAAGGAGAAAATGCTCAGTCACCTTGGTTAATGTTTGTAAATGGACATGTTTAAGCCCTTGATATATTCCCAAAAGGTCTATGGCTGAGAAAATGGGGTATACGAGAAATGGTAAGACTGTTTGCAACCTGGCACATAAATCACAAGTCAGAAAAGCATGCAAAGAAAAAGAATCGACCATCATAACAGCGAAGACATCAAATATGAAGAAAAGTTAAGTAAACTAAAGATCATTAGTTCTGTATATATAGAAGTTCAAAAGGAACCTTTGGTTGTTCTTGAACAACATATTTAACAGCGCAGCAAGCAAAAGCCCAAGGTTATCAAAGCACACCGTTTGAATCTGAAAATCATCGCAACAGTCAAAATATGTCCTGTTTCAATTTTCAAGTACACAATAGATAACTAATAGCGACTTATTTGTAGGAAATATCATTGTCTACCTGTGCCTTTGCAGAAACTTCACCAAGGTTATCCGCTATTGCAAAACTTCGATGAACAGCAGACTGCTTATACAAGGGAAGAACACTGGCACTCAAAATGGGAAGGCGCTAAAACCCAACCTCATAAAAGTAAGCAAGGAAACATGTTTCAGTTCTTACACCAGTCGCTAGGTAGCAAGCCAAACTTATTTGTTTTGCCATGTTGGCTAAGGATGCTAGAACCAAGAAGTATTGAGGAAATGCAGGTGTCAGCAACTCAACTCCAATGCTCAAAGTAAACAACACCGACGTTGAAAACCGAACTCTCTACAAATgagaaaaagacaaaatcaATGATGTATTTGTAGCTAATAAAATCACTCTAAAGCATAAGCACTCAATATCCACAGTACTTTGGTTTCAAACACCAAAATACCGATATAGACCCTAACTGCAACGACCTCAATTAAGGAAATTCCGTTCCATAACAGAAGTAGAAGCCTTACCTTCAAATTAGTATCAAAAGCAGATGCTAGACTAGCAGTGTAGATGCATCTACTCAGCCGTCCAAGTCCATCCTTCAAGATCCAATTAAGGGCAGCAGCTGCTGGAAGCGAACGAGAGAAGCCAATCCCAATAGCCCGAAACATTGCCTAAATCAGTGCATCCCCACGTATAACTAACCATATAAACGAAAATTCATTCATAAAATCTTTGATTCTATTTTCCAAGGATTATAACGCTCAACTATTTCACTTATTCTTTCTGTATAATAGTACTCCTTCTGTTGAGCTTGTcatatttcattcaaatttcaatcaattaatCGAAAAAGGATGCACTTTTATCACATAAGTTTGTACCTGAGTGGCAAGGACCTGTAGTGCCGAGCTGAAAACCCGATGCAAGAACTTCCATTTCACATAATCCATATAACTTCCACTAACTTGCTTAGGAATAAAGAAATCCCTAACAGCCAAACTACAGATTCTATACAATTTTCTGAACCCATCATCGAAATTGAAACTGAACGACGCCGCACCGCCATCTACTCCAACTAATTGCAAACAATTACCATCCCAGAAGTACCTAGAAACCCTACCTGACCTCCGAATCACGACCGGAAGCCGACCTGGCCTGGCGGGTAAGGGTTCTTTA is from Pyrus communis chromosome 10, drPyrComm1.1, whole genome shotgun sequence and encodes:
- the LOC137747187 gene encoding extra-large guanine nucleotide-binding protein 1-like; amino-acid sequence: MPSDADNGDQYSFAIEYNGPPVSYDLPRAVPINIDRIPVAAVVGGVALPEKLTLPVVQPVMAPAPFSKELKVSKSTVSPTSVFDRGSEDYTKELEGSESTVSPTSVIGFEERGEESVVGCALSGELSSSGASEFSNALNYRSGEFSDVIGGGKESVDFNSDSNRPEPEQDWASTESVLSLDYPSSRVSSSKALDYGALRQPVVTFRDIESDDGADEDEAEVVQAKREPQSKGKKKACYRCLKGTRFTEKEVCIVCDAKYCSSCVLRAMGSMPEGRKCVSCIGFPIDESKRGSLGKCSRMLKRLLNDLEVRQVMKAEKFCEANQLPSDYICVNGQPLCPEELVLLQTCPNPPKKLKPGNYWYDKVSGLWGKEGQKPSQIISPHLSVGGPIEANASNGNTQVYINGREITKVELRMLQLAGVQCAGKPHFWVNEDGSYQEEGQKNTKGYIWGKAGTKLVCAALSLPVPSKSSTPCGESLNYVGSRVVPDYIEQRILQKILLVGYNGSGTSTIFKQAKILYKAVPFLEDERENIKCTIQSNVYGYLGMLLEGREHFEEECLDGMRKQCSSSQTDANGNNEKTLYSIGPRLKAFSDWLLKTMVSGNLEAIFPAATREYAPLVEELWNDSAIQATYKRRNELEMLPSVATYFLERAVDILRIDYEPTDLDILYAEGVTSSNGLACVDFSFPNAESEDSINTTDQHDSLLRYQLIRVNARGLGENCKWLEMFEDVGMVIFCVSLSDYDQFSADGNGSFDNKMLLARTFFENIVTHPTFEQMDFLLILNKFDLFEDKVERVPLNHCEWFEDFRPVISRNRSSSNTSSNNINSSPSLGHLGSHYIAAKFKRLYSSLTRKKLYVSVVKGLQPDSVDAALKYSREILKWDEERANFSFDYSFYSTEASISH
- the LOC137747188 gene encoding protein root UVB sensitive 4 gives rise to the protein MQSAFYTASSSHQFQLPWKINKTQFAAQRPVPNKLKTCFKAPTFSNSLRTSIGYEPEESLGKEPLPARPGRLPVVIRRSGRVSRYFWDGNCLQLVGVDGGAASFSFNFDDGFRKLYRICSLAVRDFFIPKQVSGSYMDYVKWKFLHRVFSSALQVLATQAMFRAIGIGFSRSLPAAAALNWILKDGLGRLSRCIYTASLASAFDTNLKRVRFSTSVLFTLSIGVELLTPAFPQYFLVLASLANMAKQISLACYLATGSAVHRSFAIADNLGEVSAKAQIQTVCFDNLGLLLAALLNMLFKNNQRLQTVLPFLVYPIFSAIDLLGIYQGLKHVHLQTLTKDRLEILLNNWIELGYVPAPAEVSKEEGIDFLRSKDKGLWPIRIGYLDPKNQIPELSMMTMQSTSADDYYFVSMEILYTRIRRTKQAGILLCLREGAGTADVIMGLLQACYIRKAVLMNKYKWETVVDAGDALDSAPKEWSKLVEECKRRAQGDMNVLTEQIVTLGWAAKHILLNTQEQIRYSFVDD